The following are encoded together in the Astyanax mexicanus isolate ESR-SI-001 chromosome 8, AstMex3_surface, whole genome shotgun sequence genome:
- the LOC103047357 gene encoding gastrula zinc finger protein XlCGF26.1 yields MASREISDMQMQKSTGKKNTHHCPVCGKSFNKHSNLKTHQRIHTGEKPFHCSDCGKSFTTKGDLQQHKRIHTGEKPYHCSECGMHFTNQNHLQRHQRIHTGEKPYLCTDCGKSFNDPTSLQRHRYIHTGETLFQCTECGKNFYKHYNLQRHQLIHTGEKPFHCLDCRKSFTTQTDLQRHQCIHTGEKPYYCSKCGMNFHQKSILQRHQRIHPGEKPYYCSVCGKSFTEQSYLKTHQRIHTGEKPYHCSDCKKSFTKKGDLQRHKRIHTGEKPYHCTECGMNFTNRYNLQRHQRIHTGEKPYLCADCGKSFNFLINLQRHRYIHTGETPFQCTECGKNFYQQYNLQRHQLIHTGEKTYHCLDCGKSFTTQGDLQRHKRIHTGEKPFHCSDCEKSFTTKSDLQQHKRVHTGEKPYYCSECGMNFCKQSTLQQHQRIHT; encoded by the coding sequence ATGGCATCCAGGGAAATCTCCGATAtgcaaatgcagaaaagtacagggAAGAAGAATACACATCACTGTCCAgtttgtggaaagagttttaataaacacagtaatctcaaaacacaccagcgcattcacactggagagaaaccatttcattgctcagactgtgggaagagttttactacaaagGGTGATCTCCAGCAACAcaaacgcattcacactggagagaaaccatatcactgctcagaatgtgggatgCATTTTACTAACCAAAATCATCTccagcgacaccagcgcattcacactggagagaaaccatatctctgcacagactgtgggaagagctttaacgATCCGACAAGTCTCCAAAGACACAGatacattcacactggagagacaCTGTTTCAATGCACAGAGTGTGGGAAGAATTTTTATAAACACTATAATCTTCAGCGACACcaactcattcacactggagagaaaccgtttcactgcttaGACTGTAGAAAGAGTTTTACCACACAGACTGATCTCCAGCgacaccagtgcattcacactggagagaaaccatattactgttcaAAATGTGGTATGAATTTTCATCAAAAGAGTATTCTTCAGCGGCACCAGCGCATTCAccctggagagaaaccgtattactgctcggtctgtggaaagagttttactgaacagagttatctcaaaacacaccagcgcattcacactggagagaaaccatatcactgctcagactgtaaaAAGAGTTTTACTAAGAAGGGTGATCTCCAGCGACAcaaacgcattcacactggagagaaaccgtatcactgcacagaATGTGGGATGAATTTTACTAACCGGTATAATCTccagcgacaccagcgcattcacactggagagaaaccgtatctctgcgcagactgtgggaagagttttaactTTCTGATAAATCTCCAAAGACACAGatacattcacactggagagacaCCGTTTCAATGCACAGAGTGTGGCAAGAATTTTTATCAACAGTATAATCTCCAGCGACACcaactcattcacactggagaaaaaacgtatcactgcttagactgtggaaagagttttactacacagggtgATCTCCAGCGACAcaaacgcattcacactggagagaaaccgtttcactgctcagactgtgaaaaGAGTTTTACTACAAAGAGTGATCTCCAGCAACACAaacgcgttcacactggagagaaaccgtattactgttcagaATGTGGCATGAACTTCTgtaaacagagtactctccagcagcaccaacgcattcacacttga